The window GGCCGTATATACGCCAAAGACGGCCGGGCAACGCTTTGGCTGCGGCTTCGGTCTCCGGCAGCAGCGTTGAGGCAAAACGTTCAAGCAGTTTATGAAACAGTTTCTGTTCGGTCATCGCAATGACTGTGTACTCACCCATCTCAAATAGCGAGGCAGCTTGACAGAGGGGGTCGGGGGTGTCAATCATAACAATGCCGGTATCTCCCAGCAAGGACTCTGTTTCGAGGATCTGACAGGGATCCACATTGTCCTTCGGAGCGGGAGGAGGAATGTCGAGAAAAGCACGCAGGTCATCGACATCCTTGAGGAGAGGCTCCACCGTCCATACCGTGTTTACATCAAGGTCGCGCCGCGTACGGGACGTCAGCGTCCGGCCGCAAGCTTGAATGCGCCATGTGGAGAACTGGCTTGTATTGCATAGTATCGACTCAGTTGAGGACAATTCAAAAATGGGATCAAGGGGAACAGATTTGTAGGAAACCCCCCTCATGACGATCCTGTCCGTCTTCTCGCGTGCAAGCTCAATTAACGGCCACCAGGAAGAATGCGAGTAGATGTTGAAGGGATCGCTGTCTCCCGGGTCTTCATCCAAGCCATTGATCTCATAGAACGAGACTGGCGGCCGGTCAACCTGTTCACCTCGAAGT of the Desulfomonilia bacterium genome contains:
- a CDS encoding uroporphyrinogen decarboxylase family protein, yielding MTRRERLMATLRGEQVDRPPVSFYEINGLDEDPGDSDPFNIYSHSSWWPLIELAREKTDRIVMRGVSYKSVPLDPIFELSSTESILCNTSQFSTWRIQACGRTLTSRTRRDLDVNTVWTVEPLLKDVDDLRAFLDIPPPAPKDNVDPCQILETESLLGDTGIVMIDTPDPLCQAASLFEMGEYTVIAMTEQKLFHKLLERFASTLLPETEAAAKALPGRLWRIYGPEYASPPYLPPYLFREYVCRYVSPMIQAIQKYGGYARIHSHGNLKLILDDIVSMGPDGLDPIEPPPQGDVELRYVRDRYGSNMVLFGNLEASDIENLPTEKFAEKVKRAIAEGTSGSGRGFVLMPSACPYGRNLSPLAMKNYEKIIEVVEAQ